Genomic DNA from Alkalihalobacterium alkalinitrilicum:
AAAAATGGTTCTCCTATTTTTTGCAAACGTTCTTTCTCGATGCCACATCCTTCATCAGTGACTTGAATACAAACGCTACCTTGCTCTTGTGCAATCTTCACTTGTATTAAGCTACCTTCATTAGAAGCTTCAATCGCATTTTTAATAATATTAATAAAGACCTGTTTTAAGTGATATGCCTCACAATCGATAAGCGGGATTGTTTCATCGGCCTTAATATCGATAACTATACCAGTCATTTTCGCTTCTGAGGACATTAAATCAATGACACTTCTTAAGAGATTAACGACATTATTTTTTTCAAACGTTTCTTTTTGTGGTTTAGCGATTAATAATAATTCGTTTACAATATGGTTAATGCGATCCAGCTCATTGTCCATAATATTTAAATAAAAATCATTGTTACCTTTATTTTCATGTATTAATTTTACAAAGCCCTTTAGTGATGTTAACGGATTTTTGATTTCGTGGGCGACTCCCGCAGCTAATTGGCCGACAACCGAAAGCTTTTCATTTTTAGCAATGAGTTCTTCAGCTCTTTTAATGTCGGTAATGTCTCTACCAATGACAAACAGTGCTTTTCGTCTGCCATCTTTTTTAAAAAGCGGAACTTTGATAACTTGAAAAATTCGCTCTCCTTCTTCTAAAAAAAGCACTTCTTCAAATTGAATTGGTTTTTTCTTCGCCCATGCTTCTTCATCTGTATTTACACATTCTAAAAAATGCTCACGATAGCTAGGGTATAACTTACTTAGTTCAGCATCATTTTTCCCAGTATAGTCTTCTTCATTTAGGTCATATAGTTTATACCCAAAATCATTAATTTCAATCCAACGATTATTTCCATCTTTTATCGAGATAAAGTCTGACATTGCATTAATGAACGACGAAAGCATTTCTCGTTCTTCTTCAACTTTTTGCATTTTATACTGATTTCTAAAGAGAATAAAGAATAATAATCCAGAAATGATAATAAAAAACCAGCCTTTAAACGTTCTCCAGATGGTATCTAAGTTCTTATATTGTTCTATATGGGTAAGTAATAAGTCCGTAGTTAATATCCAAATGACCCCAAGTACAATATAAAGTATTGGAATTTTATAATACGGTTTTAATTTGAATAAGCGATTAATTGCTTTCATACTATCCGCCTTCCAGTGTCAATTCAACCATTATTATAACATTAACTACAAAAGGTAAATAGTCGAATTCTTCGATTACAGATAGATTCATTATATACAGAAATTACGAAACATTAGTACATTTTACCCTCTTTGTTAAGTATGTCTTTAAATGTAAAGTTTTGCTTCTAAAAAGGAAAAACAAATATCACGTAGTGTAGGAGGTTAATGAACGAGGAGTGAAAGACCCATCAGTGGGGAGAAGGTACCACCACTGATGGAAAGAATTACATTATCCTTCGCCGTCTGTCTGGCCAACGTGATTCCGTTGCTTAACTTTTTTTGATCCTTTCATAGGAGCAGGTTGTCCAGGGTTTTCTCCTTTTGGAGCATTTTTACGTATATCTTTGTATGAGTTACGCTCTGCCATTAGGTTATCCCTCCTTTTTGAACACGCATTATATAGTATCTAAAAACTTTATCCCGTTTATTCAAGGGTTGATGAATAAAGGAAGGTGAAGTAATGAAAAATATAATGAAATTAAAAGAGGAGGGATACAATGCCTTATCATAAAGATAAACAACAATCGTTCCAAGCAGCTGAACAAGCATTCGTACAGGCGCAAGAAGCAACATCTGATATTGATGCAACTAGAGCTGATTATGGATGGCATGTGAAAAAAGCGAAAAAAGAAATAGAAGAGGCTTTTACCCAAGTTAATAAAGCTTTAACGAATGCATCTGAGCATCAAAAAGAACAATTGCATAAATACGAGCAA
This window encodes:
- a CDS encoding ATP-binding protein → MKAINRLFKLKPYYKIPILYIVLGVIWILTTDLLLTHIEQYKNLDTIWRTFKGWFFIIISGLLFFILFRNQYKMQKVEEEREMLSSFINAMSDFISIKDGNNRWIEINDFGYKLYDLNEEDYTGKNDAELSKLYPSYREHFLECVNTDEEAWAKKKPIQFEEVLFLEEGERIFQVIKVPLFKKDGRRKALFVIGRDITDIKRAEELIAKNEKLSVVGQLAAGVAHEIKNPLTSLKGFVKLIHENKGNNDFYLNIMDNELDRINHIVNELLLIAKPQKETFEKNNVVNLLRSVIDLMSSEAKMTGIVIDIKADETIPLIDCEAYHLKQVFINIIKNAIEASNEGSLIQVKIAQEQGSVCIQVTDEGCGIEKERLQKIGEPFFTMKEKGTGLGMTVSYKIIQNHNGTLHIDSEIGQGTTVTVRLPVENKQR
- a CDS encoding small acid-soluble spore protein P encodes the protein MAERNSYKDIRKNAPKGENPGQPAPMKGSKKVKQRNHVGQTDGEG
- a CDS encoding DUF2524 family protein; this translates as MPYHKDKQQSFQAAEQAFVQAQEATSDIDATRADYGWHVKKAKKEIEEAFTQVNKALTNASEHQKEQLHKYEQDLEELRSQFEE